The genomic region TCTAACCGCGCCTCCATGTCTTCCACACTGGTCGCCTAGGGAACAGAGTGCTTGCATTCCTCAGCAGCTCCACGCTGAAAACGCACAGGAACAATGAAGTTTTGTGGTATGtggacttttttttccccctaatgCTTTGATGGAAATCTGCCGCCTGGAAGTAGACTTCTTCATGTGTGTCTAATTTCAGACAGATGTTTGCTGTGAAAGTGCTGCACTCCAAGTGGTGCCTGAAATCCCAGAAAGACCAGCCCTTGGGTCACGTGGGAAAATGGAACCAGAAGCTGATTTGCCCCACGAATATCGGTCCTACTGGTTTGCCTGGCTGTTCAAATATGAGGAAAAAACCAAGACAAAGAGAACATTcagctctgagtctgactgcCTTTTTCCAGGAAGACTGACGCGAGCGAGAAAGATCATCTGTTCATAATCTGCTTTTTAAAAGAAGCTTCATCTTTAAAGATCGGAATTATGATAACAGAACAAATTCCACGTTTATCTTCTGTTATACACAAGTCACATTCTGCAGAACAAGGAATGTCAAGGACAGGTAACCAGGCAACAGGATGTGTGCCATCGCCATAGTAACGGCCCCAGGCCTCACCCTGATGGAGCAGCTGATGAGCCCCCCACGGGTGTGAACCTTCAGCACTCTGTCGAAGAGGTGGTTCCGAGCCACATCGTCCTGCGAGAATTTTCCCTCCAGCATGTCCATGGGCTCGCACACCCCCCCTGTGAAATCCACCAGCGCGTCGGCTGTGTTTCCCCCATCCAGTGCTTCATAGCAGCCATTTACccttggggtgggaggggggcagaggtTCAAAGGTCACCAAATGCTGGCACATTACGCTGTaactttacacacacacatccatttATGACCCAAAAAACGTGGGGGTTTTAACccaacaacattcaggtgaaTGCCTCCCATACACAAACTCTACCCCctgcgatctgattggctgtcgcCGCTCGCCGCcgtgctgtgattggctgtacTTGCTTGGCATAGGCCTTTTCCACTAGGGCGCTCCAGAACTCGTTGGCGTCATTGGAGTGGCAGTAGACCAGCTGGTTATGGATGGTGGGCAGCCGGTCGTCGATCACCACATCCACCCACTCGCCAAAGCGCCAGAAGTGGAAATGGAAGATGCCGGCGTAGGTCTCGGGCTTCTCGGTTTCCCACTCCTGCTCCTTCCAGTTTGGGATGACCTGgaattaaggggggggggggtgaggctgAGGCACGATACACATGATGCAGGCAGGAACAGTCAGGCTGGGCATATGGGCACCAAAGTGGCATCAAGATTCAAGATGTAGGAAAAAGCAAGATGACTCGATTATAAAATAATCAGCATTTTAACTCAAGAGGGACAAAAAACATTAACGAATTACAGAGAAGCCCCACCAATGGCTGATAAGATCGATGATGATGATTGAGAGCGACCGTATGACATCACAGCGGATCATAGACGTACACAGACAGGATGTACAGGCTCACAGAAGGGGCCTCTGTGTGCAGGGGGGGGTCCGGGCAGCACTTAAGCCTGAGTGTGTCACAGCCCCCAGGCCACATGGGGCAAATTCACAAACACAGGAGCGTGCAAACTACCTGCAGCCTGTCCCAGGAGCCCCAGAGAAAATCCCTGGGTTGGAGGAATCGACGTCAGAAGCTGCCGTTGCTTAGAGAAGCAGTACACACTGCACAAGTCCCGCCTCCCAGGCCCCCCAGCCTATCTCCTTTTATTTATCTCCTGTGCGATCCTGCCTTCAGTATCAGCAGCACCGTCCATAAAGGCTGCGGGCGTCCAGAAGAGGCTTTGCCACATTTGGGGAACAGGCTCGCAGCCGGGGCAGCGCAGACGACGACGCAGACGCAGACGACGACGCAGACGCAGACGACGACGCAGACGCAGACGACGACGCAGCCGACGACACTGCCATGGCCTCGCACCAGGAGCTGCGCTTTGAGGAGGACCCACAGCTGACGGAGGTGATGCGTCTGCGGGTGCAGTCGCTGCAGCAGCGCGGGCAGAAGCGGCAGGACGGCGAGCGACTCCTTCGGCCCGAGGAATCCGTGTACCGCCTGGACTTTCCCGAGCAGAAGCTCCGCTTCGTGCGCTGGGGGGTGCGGCTGCCGGCACCGGGCCGCCTCAGCGTGGTGGGCACCTCGCAGCACTGGACGCCGGACCTGACGCCGCTGATGACGCGCCAGCTGCTGGAGCCCGTCGGCCTGTTCTGGCGCAGTCCCGGGGACGCAGACGGCGACGCAGTCAAGTGCTTTGAGGCCGACACCCAGGAATTCGGCGAGCGCATCGCGGAGCTCGCCAAGATCCGCAGGGTCATGTTCTTCCTGTTCGCCTTTGAGGACGGCGCCGACCCCACCAACATCGACTGCTCCATAACCTTCAAAGTGCTCCAGTAGAGAATGTCGCTTCTTGCCGACCCGCGTATGAGGtcaagctgccccccccatggCTCCCCAAAAGCCACCTCTGCCGTCATGCTGACCATGAACACACACCGAATGGCGCTCTTAGTCAACGTTAGCACGCATGCTACATTCACCCGCCTTGCAACTTCCGCTTATCAGCGTCGGATTCTCCAGCATCCTCTGATCCCGTCACCCAAACCTGGATATTCACAAATACCATCCTGTCAGACTGGGGTGTCACATATACATAAACAGCACAGGGAAAAATcgacggacggctccttctgtTGTGCATTTGTGGGTGATGAAATAGTGTGACGTGCTAATCGCTGTTAAAATCTGTTAGCCGCAGTGCACGCTGAAATAAAAGGTGCTACGGAAGGTTGTGTGATGTCCCTCGTTGTCTTGATCGCTCTAAAAAGCCTCGTCACATGCTGATTACACAAATGCTCTCTCATTGAGCCAGTTCCTCTCCACAATAGAGTCGATCTTACACTTTGAGCATAAACAAGCTCATTTCCTGTACGAATAACATTAATGGACCACAAGAGGCATTTTGCTTCCACCCTGACTGGTTCCCTGACATCACAGCGGCACTGGGTCCATTAATGAAACCTCTAAATGAACGTGCGACATCTACATTTCAGGATATGCTTGCAGATATACAGGAGCTGGAAATTGCTGCTATCTAAGCACACGTACCAGACCAAACGGCATCACGCAGGGTCTAGTCTGCGGTCatactgacctcagatcagcaTGTGATACCACAGGCCTGCGGTCCAGACGTGCCGCTTCTGTACGGCCAGTGGGAAATGGGAATACTCCACAGGATGGGCTTTCTGATCATAATCAGAAACAATAATATGTTTGAAATAATCAAACATATGTGCCATGGTCCCTTACAACAAAACGCAAAACTACTGGGAACTACCGGGGACCTGAAGCCaagttcattatttttttaaattacgcgAGGCCCCTGCAGGCACGTGAAAGGACAGCTAAGTGGGTAACTGTTAGATAACAGGGTTAGCACAGTGGGGAAAAGGGGAAAGGATGTTCGTACAGAGACAGTGAAGGGTTCCCACTAATTAGATCTCAGGGGGGTCAGGGTGTCAGCAAGAGGGACTGAGGACGGGGGCAGCGAGGGACGGCCCCTAATGAGAATGTTCCGGAACCTATGTGGCACCACGTAGCCGGACGAATGGTCCCCTCAGTGGTCACACTCTGAACTTGCGGTCTTAACCGTATGCTGTCCAAACCGGCAAGTCGCCAAGCCCCAGACCTTGTAAATCTGTTACCCCGGAATGTTCTCCAAGCGCTTTATGTCACACATGTCTTACAGATGTATATAAAGCCATTCAGGAAGAAACCACTGGGTGCCATTAAGCAGTTAAACTGCACATGATCTCCGGCAAACACTCTTGGTCAACCACGTGACCGGCTGACCGATCGATCGGGCGCCTGGTTAGCGAGGTTATCTGTGTGCTCTCCGTTTGTTTACTTTGCTCCCGTTGCCATGGCAGCTGGCCATAGCGGCTCGTGCGGAGAGCTGGGCCGCGGGAAGCCGCGGATGCAGCTACTTGTGGGCCCCCTCCAGAGGAAACAGGGGGCTCCGCGTTCCagcccgcgcccccccccccgctgaggGAGGCCCCAAACGCATGACTGCAGCGCGGAGGCTCACGACAACCAGCAAGAAAAACACTCCCTGACCACGCTGTTCTGCGCCTCCCCCCGGAGCGAATCTCCCCCCCGCTAATGAGCAGTGATGTCAGCTTCACCGTGGCGACGCTGCTCCCATTCAGCTCCTCGTGAGCGAAGTCGACCAAACCCCACAAGCGTGGTCACACAGTCAAAGGCGAGTCGGGGACACAGTTAATgctcaaccccccctcccctgtctgAAAACCAGACACACCCCAAAACTAGGTCGGATTACACCTGTTACAGTTAACAGCCCCCAATCCTGAAAGTGGTTGGATGAAACATCTTAGCATTTTAAATCCTGCACCTTTCAAGACTCACCTTCTGCCAAAGGGCTTCCAGGGAGGCCAGACTGGAGCAGGCCGCCACAAACCAGCAGTTGCCCAGCTGGCCCTGGTGCAGGTCGTGCGCACTGATGCCATTGACGAACAGGTGGGGGTCTGCACACAGGTCCTGCGGGGAGAGGGCAGGGGACACGGTGACACAGAGCTGAGGGAGAACACGAGACGCTCAGTGCATCATTAAATCCTGCTAATACCAGCGTCTACAAATGCCAGCCAAGCCCCGAAACACAAACGTTCACAAATCCACTGAACAAGCAGACCACCTgaaccacaccccccccccccccccaaagcaccAGCACTCTGCCCTACCCCCCATCTACCCCACCCTACTCACTTCATGGACATGAGACAGAGTGTCAACAAACCAGGCACGGGCACAGTTAGGAAATGTATTTGATCAGGATGTGGTGGCAGACAGCGCCCACCAGCAAgctgtggtcatgtgaccagcctTGTCGTCATTGGGCTATTTCTCTGTCAACAGCACCTCCCCTGCACGTCGACCACAAGCGTGAGGAGGGGTTTCTACGTGGTTCACATGTGTTCCGCCACAGAGCCTGACTGACACAGTGATGGGGTTCCTCCTCACCACCAACCGCCACAATTCCTGCCCTAACGGTGCCTCCTTCCTTCATACACTTCAATGAGGGGTGAGGGCACAAAAAAGATTAAGGGAAATGGGGGCTCCCACAGGGATGAGAGACACACATGTGCTAAGGCACGACATTGCCACCAGGGCGGCGACATCTGCAGCCTGCCGCAGTCCCCCTCTCTGCCGCGTAACGTCACAACCCCAGCCAGACACCCTTATCTCTTCTCCACGTTCCTTGCATGTGACAGATATGGGGGGTGGGCAAGGTGGGGGCAGGTTGCTCCTGGCAACCAACCACATCATTtacaccagaagttcacggccgAAGCAGCAAAAAAACAGAGATAATGTCAGAGGGGTATGAGGGCAAAACCGTACACTTACAGTATCCAGTTACACACAGGCCACAGTCACAGTCTGACAGCACTTACTACGCCCCCTGGGGGACGACAGGGGAACAGACAGAGCAGGCCTGATGGGAACCAGGTTATAGAATAAGACGGCTGACCACTGGCCTCTAAGTGTTGGAGTGCCAGCCTCTGCAGGAGGTCTGAGGGGaggcccccaccccacccccactgggGGGAACCAGCCTCTTTCGCCTCCAGGGTTCAGCGTGGTTCACCAACTCGCATTTTGGGGTGAACCCAAGCCACAGACAAATGGATTCTGGGAAATAATCTCCCACTGAGGACTTTTGAGTGTTAGTGCAATGTTAGGGAAACACTGTTAACCAGTGGGGGGGGCGAGTCAGAGATGCATCAGCGAGTAATGAGCTTCTTAAGCAGCTACGGGGCCAGCGAGCGGATATCGATTGCgcccacccacccccctccgAGTTCCTCAGAAACACTGGGGCCATGAGTGTCGAGTCCGGTTCCTGTTTATCAGCTgatgctggagggggggggggggattaaggaTGATTCTGTGAGTAATGGACAGTAGTATTTAATCAGCACTCAGTCTCTCTCAGGAGAGATGCaagacacaggaaaaattaATGACACCCTCGTTTGTGCAGCATGACTCTGAGAAgcagattcatttcattctttTGAAAGTTCTGGGAAATGTTTTTCAGTCTTTTAACGCTGAAATAGCCCGTCTTTTCTAGTTCTGTCtacagcaggggggggggggggggggcaatcttacccgcaaagggcgggtgtgtatgcaggtttttggggtgacctttaggtcagcttttCAAACCCAagcgtgaggactcttcagccaatcagtcctctatgcagtaatctaattaggcagttgcagcaaaaacctcaCTGCGACACTGTAATCTGACAGAGTCGGTTTCCTCATCACACATGGTCCACAGACCCTCCCCCCATGCACCCTCTCCCCTACCACCTGACAGCTCTCTGTCTGACATTTCTCAGGAACCAGGCCTGAGAGGGACCTCACTGTCAGCGGGAAAAGTCACAGCCCCCGACCCGAGGCCCAGCTCCCGAAAAGGCCGCGGCGAGCGAGGCATTGCTGCAGTAAGCGCTGTGGGTGGGGCAGGGATCCACTTgtcgctggagctgcaggtgggt from Brienomyrus brachyistius isolate T26 chromosome 17, BBRACH_0.4, whole genome shotgun sequence harbors:
- the ompa gene encoding olfactory marker protein a; amino-acid sequence: MASHQELRFEEDPQLTEVMRLRVQSLQQRGQKRQDGERLLRPEESVYRLDFPEQKLRFVRWGVRLPAPGRLSVVGTSQHWTPDLTPLMTRQLLEPVGLFWRSPGDADGDAVKCFEADTQEFGERIAELAKIRRVMFFLFAFEDGADPTNIDCSITFKVLQ